From one Lysinibacillus sp. G4S2 genomic stretch:
- a CDS encoding IS1182 family transposase, protein MLSKQETLALSPHMAIYDLVVPKDNMLRQMKELIDFTFVLEELETKYCLDNGRYAISPIRMFKYLLLKAIYDISDVDVVERSKYDMSFKYFLDMAPEEGVIEASSLTKFRRLRLQDVQLLDLLIHKTVELAIAQGVLKSKTLIVDATHTKARYQQKSPKEFLQEKSKQVRKAVYQFDETMKSKFPTKPTSQDIQKEVDYCHQVIQIIEENKAIAQIPSVQEKVNVLKEVIEDYELKINYSADPDARVGYKSKENPFFGYKTHLAMSDERLITAVVVTTGEKSDGNYLQELVEKSEQAGIEVNTILGDTAYSGKENLLYTKKKEIQLISRLHPVITNGQRKQESKFEFNKDADLYVCPAGHLAKSKSIKKRKNSTQNTQLKYFFDIEKCKVCPLKEGCYKEGAKTKSYSVSLLSNEHIEQEVFQETESFKQLAKERYKIEAKNSEIKNRHGYNQANATGLFGMQIQAAATLFVVNMKRILKLMNEKSKE, encoded by the coding sequence ATGCTTTCCAAACAAGAAACGCTTGCTCTTAGTCCTCATATGGCAATCTATGATTTAGTTGTGCCAAAAGATAATATGCTTCGTCAAATGAAGGAATTAATTGATTTTACTTTTGTTTTAGAGGAATTAGAGACTAAATATTGTCTAGATAATGGTCGTTACGCTATTTCACCTATTCGTATGTTCAAATATTTATTACTTAAGGCAATTTATGATATTTCTGATGTTGATGTAGTAGAACGTTCTAAATATGATATGTCCTTTAAATATTTTTTAGATATGGCACCAGAAGAAGGTGTTATTGAGGCAAGTTCTTTAACAAAATTCCGTCGATTACGTTTACAAGATGTCCAATTGTTAGATTTACTCATTCACAAAACCGTAGAACTAGCTATTGCACAGGGTGTTTTAAAAAGTAAAACATTGATTGTAGACGCAACACATACGAAGGCACGCTACCAACAGAAGTCCCCGAAAGAGTTTTTACAAGAGAAATCAAAACAGGTACGAAAAGCCGTGTATCAATTCGATGAAACAATGAAATCAAAATTTCCCACTAAACCGACTTCTCAAGATATCCAAAAAGAAGTGGACTATTGTCACCAAGTCATTCAAATAATAGAAGAAAATAAGGCTATTGCTCAAATACCAAGTGTACAAGAAAAAGTAAATGTCCTCAAAGAAGTTATTGAAGATTATGAGCTTAAAATAAATTACTCAGCTGATCCTGATGCACGTGTCGGTTATAAATCTAAAGAGAATCCTTTCTTTGGTTATAAAACACATTTGGCAATGAGTGATGAAAGACTTATAACAGCAGTAGTTGTAACAACAGGTGAAAAAAGTGACGGGAATTATTTACAAGAGCTAGTAGAGAAGAGTGAGCAAGCAGGCATAGAAGTGAACACCATTCTTGGAGATACAGCGTATTCTGGTAAAGAGAATTTATTATACACAAAAAAGAAAGAGATTCAACTCATTTCAAGGCTACATCCTGTTATTACGAACGGTCAACGGAAGCAAGAAAGTAAGTTTGAGTTTAATAAAGATGCCGATTTATATGTGTGCCCTGCTGGACATTTAGCAAAGAGTAAAAGTATTAAAAAGCGTAAGAATTCCACGCAAAATACACAATTAAAATATTTCTTTGATATAGAAAAATGTAAAGTTTGTCCTTTAAAAGAAGGGTGTTATAAAGAAGGAGCGAAAACAAAAAGTTATTCAGTTTCTCTTCTGTCAAATGAACACATAGAACAAGAAGTGTTTCAGGAAACGGAATCCTTTAAACAATTGGCAAAAGAACGCTATAAAATCGAAGCAAAGAATAGTGAAATAAAAAACAGACACGGGTATAATCAAGCAAACGCCACGGGTCTATTTGGTATGCAAATACAAGCAGCCGCAACGCTATTTGTCGTGAATATGAAGAGAATTTTAAAACTAATGAACGAAAAAAGCAAAGAATAA